The Firmicutes bacterium CAG:345 genome contains a region encoding:
- a CDS encoding putative uncharacterized protein (product inferred by homology to UniProt) has product MKKIYRLEDLECAVCAGKMEHAISKIDGVQEVNVNFLTQKLTLVADDEKFESIVDEAVKICKKIEPDCRIIRK; this is encoded by the coding sequence ATGAAAAAAATTTACAGATTAGAAGACTTAGAGTGTGCAGTATGTGCAGGAAAAATGGAACATGCTATTTCTAAAATTGATGGTGTTCAAGAGGTTAATGTTAATTTTTTAACCCAAAAGTTAACACTAGTTGCTGATGATGAAAAATTTGAAAGCATTGTGGATGAAGCTGTTAAAATTTGTAAAAAAATTGAACCTGATTGCCGAATTATAAGAAAGTAA
- a CDS encoding heavy metal translocating P-type ATPase (product inferred by homology to UniProt), which yields MSKRDKKKLIRIIASLILFFAIFITDKIVKLDTVFNGNLNWLFPFALYLIVYITIGYDVIYKAFANIFHGEFLDENFLMVVATFGAFGLAIYRGVNHFDIEGFDEACAVLLFYQVGEFFQSYATGKSRKSITSLMDIRPDYANLKTENGVEEVDPEEVKIDDIIVVNPGEKIPLDGKIIKGASTLDTKALTGESLPKEVLEGDEAISGTINLTSQLEIKVEKEFYDSTVSKILELVENATSQKSKAENFITKFARFYTPIVVGLAVLLAIIPSLITGEWSVWIYRALSFLVVSCPCALVISIPLSFFAGIGAASKYGILIKGTNYLEKFNKANTFIFDKTGTLTKGNFAIKNVYPIEKKDEILHLASIAECNSNHPIALSIMNSYGKDFEKDYVLTNVAGEGIIAEKNGEKIYCGNEKLMENNNINFIKNEEVGTVVYVAKNDKFFGSIIIADEIKDGAKETIESLSKNGGKTIMLTGDNEKIAESVAESLKLTDYKASLLPQNKVEEIDKIFKEKKKEDVICFVGDGINDAPSLMRSDIGIAMGGVGSDAAIEAADMVLMHDDLKDLIIAKKISKKTMRIAYENIIFSLAIKMLILILSAFGITNMWIAVFGDVGVAVIAILNAMRVNSKY from the coding sequence ATGTCTAAACGTGATAAGAAAAAATTAATTAGAATTATTGCCAGTTTAATATTATTTTTTGCGATTTTTATAACTGACAAAATTGTTAAACTAGATACAGTTTTTAATGGTAATTTAAATTGGCTTTTCCCTTTTGCTTTATATTTAATTGTATATATTACAATTGGATATGATGTTATATATAAAGCATTTGCTAATATTTTTCACGGAGAATTTCTCGATGAAAATTTTCTGATGGTTGTTGCAACTTTTGGAGCTTTTGGATTGGCAATATATCGCGGCGTAAATCATTTTGATATCGAAGGTTTTGATGAAGCTTGTGCAGTTTTACTATTTTATCAAGTAGGCGAATTTTTCCAAAGTTATGCTACTGGAAAATCGAGAAAATCTATTACTTCTTTAATGGATATTCGTCCAGATTATGCAAATTTAAAAACAGAAAATGGAGTTGAAGAAGTTGATCCAGAAGAAGTAAAAATAGATGATATCATAGTAGTAAATCCTGGTGAAAAAATACCTCTTGATGGAAAAATAATTAAAGGTGCATCAACATTAGATACTAAAGCGCTAACTGGTGAATCTCTACCAAAAGAAGTCTTAGAAGGAGATGAAGCCATCAGCGGTACAATTAATTTAACTTCACAGTTAGAAATTAAAGTAGAAAAAGAATTTTATGATTCTACTGTTTCAAAAATTCTTGAATTAGTTGAAAATGCAACTTCACAAAAATCTAAGGCAGAAAATTTCATTACTAAATTTGCTCGTTTTTATACTCCTATCGTTGTTGGTTTAGCAGTATTATTAGCTATTATTCCTAGTTTAATTACTGGTGAATGGTCAGTATGGATTTATAGAGCGCTAAGTTTCTTAGTTGTATCTTGTCCTTGTGCTTTAGTTATTTCTATTCCACTATCATTTTTCGCTGGAATTGGTGCTGCATCTAAATATGGTATTCTAATTAAGGGAACAAACTATTTGGAAAAATTTAATAAAGCAAATACATTTATTTTTGATAAGACGGGAACTTTAACAAAAGGAAACTTTGCTATTAAGAACGTTTATCCAATAGAGAAAAAAGATGAAATTTTACATTTGGCAAGTATAGCTGAATGCAATTCTAATCACCCTATCGCATTATCAATTATGAATTCTTATGGTAAAGATTTTGAAAAGGACTATGTATTGACTAATGTTGCCGGTGAAGGAATTATCGCTGAAAAAAATGGTGAAAAGATATACTGCGGTAATGAAAAATTAATGGAAAATAATAATATCAACTTTATTAAAAATGAAGAAGTTGGCACTGTTGTTTATGTGGCTAAAAATGATAAATTTTTTGGATCAATTATCATAGCTGATGAAATAAAAGATGGTGCGAAAGAAACTATCGAAAGTCTTAGTAAAAATGGTGGGAAAACAATTATGCTCACCGGTGATAATGAAAAAATTGCTGAAAGTGTTGCAGAAAGTTTGAAGTTAACAGATTATAAAGCTTCTTTACTACCTCAAAATAAAGTTGAAGAAATAGATAAAATTTTCAAAGAAAAGAAGAAAGAAGATGTCATTTGCTTTGTTGGAGATGGAATTAATGATGCTCCAAGTTTAATGAGATCCGATATAGGTATCGCTATGGGCGGGGTAGGAAGTGATGCGGCAATTGAAGCTGCTGATATGGTTCTCATGCATGATGATTTAAAGGATTTGATTATCGCTAAAAAAATATCTAAGAAAACTATGAGAATTGCTTACGAAAATATTATTTTCTCTTTAGCTATTAAAATGTTAATTCTTATATTATCAGCTTTTGGTATTACTAATATGTGGATTGCTGTTTTTGGTGATGTTGGTGTAGCAGTTATCGCTATATTAAATGCTATGAGAGTTAATTCAAAGTATTAG
- a CDS encoding transcriptional regulator ArsR family (product inferred by homology to UniProt) — translation MEEQQAINSEIIKNKIPDENTIDALANLFKMFGDSTRAKILSCLQVKSLYVYEIADILNMSSSAVSHQLRVLRSSKLVKGIKMGKEVLYSIDDDHVSKIMEYGLTHVNEGK, via the coding sequence ATGGAAGAACAACAAGCAATAAATTCTGAGATTATTAAAAATAAGATTCCTGATGAAAATACCATTGATGCTTTAGCTAATTTGTTCAAAATGTTTGGCGATTCAACTAGAGCAAAGATTCTCAGCTGTTTACAAGTGAAAAGCCTTTATGTTTATGAGATTGCAGATATACTTAATATGTCATCTTCTGCTGTATCTCATCAATTAAGAGTCCTTAGATCTAGTAAATTAGTCAAAGGAATTAAAATGGGAAAAGAAGTTCTTTATTCTATTGATGATGATCATGTTTCAAAAATTATGGAATATGGTTTAACTCATGTTAATGAAGGAAAATAG